In Candidatus Beckwithbacteria bacterium, a genomic segment contains:
- a CDS encoding UDP-N-acetylmuramoyl-tripeptide--D-alanyl-D-alanine ligase — MVLYPWQYLKKQLYFLQLENYDLKRFWKVLKHQDLESVEPFRQELVWTWKLRIVFSLSFILYLVFILFSSWNLYILTNITLLAGLLFLTLIYVLPALFVYLLILSVLLLTPFDQLAKYIIITKAKLKLKSFDKLTIIGITGSYGKTTLKEVLFTILSNNFNTVKTVDNKNTPLGIAAQIQKQITKNTRIFIVEMGAYYQGDIRAICKLTPPDIALLTGINEAHLERFGSLQKTIATKFELIETTNPEGMVILNADNQLVKDNYPGYIGKHSVQFYSFKNDPLATLIIKNRKFSDTKLEWSFELWQGKKKIGAFTTKLLGEYSLATISAAVLVALDLGIEPEAIAKSIAKLEPIPHRLQPIANPNGIVVIDDSYNGNSEGAAEAIKLLAKFAKRRKIYITPGLVETGEQAESVHFDIGAKLATTADLVILVKNSVTPFIAKGLEQHGFKKNQIIWFDSASQAHEGLGGILKKGDVVLFQNDWPDNYY; from the coding sequence ATGGTTTTATATCCCTGGCAATACCTCAAAAAACAGCTTTATTTCCTACAACTGGAGAACTATGACTTGAAACGTTTCTGGAAAGTCCTTAAGCATCAGGATCTGGAAAGTGTTGAGCCTTTTAGGCAAGAACTGGTTTGGACTTGGAAACTTAGAATTGTTTTTAGTCTCAGTTTTATCTTATATCTAGTTTTTATTCTGTTCTCCAGTTGGAACTTATACATACTGACTAATATTACTTTATTGGCAGGTTTATTATTTCTAACGCTTATCTATGTTTTACCAGCTTTATTTGTCTATCTTCTGATTTTAAGCGTGCTCTTGCTAACCCCTTTTGATCAACTAGCTAAATATATCATTATTACCAAAGCCAAGCTAAAATTAAAAAGCTTTGACAAACTTACTATCATTGGTATTACCGGCAGCTATGGAAAAACCACTTTAAAAGAAGTTTTATTTACTATTTTGAGTAATAATTTTAATACCGTGAAAACAGTGGATAATAAAAATACTCCTTTAGGCATTGCTGCTCAAATTCAAAAACAAATTACAAAAAATACCCGAATATTCATCGTTGAAATGGGAGCTTACTATCAAGGAGATATTAGAGCTATTTGTAAATTGACTCCACCCGACATTGCTTTACTAACAGGTATCAATGAAGCTCATTTGGAACGCTTTGGCTCTTTGCAAAAAACCATTGCAACAAAATTTGAGCTGATTGAAACCACTAACCCTGAAGGTATGGTTATCCTCAATGCTGATAACCAACTGGTTAAAGATAATTATCCCGGTTATATTGGTAAACATTCAGTACAATTTTACAGTTTTAAAAATGATCCCTTAGCTACACTGATTATTAAAAATCGCAAATTTTCAGATACTAAGCTTGAGTGGAGTTTTGAGCTATGGCAAGGTAAAAAAAAGATAGGCGCATTTACTACCAAGCTTCTTGGCGAATACAGTCTAGCCACCATTAGCGCTGCAGTTTTAGTTGCTTTAGATTTGGGCATTGAACCTGAAGCAATAGCAAAGTCCATAGCTAAACTCGAACCCATTCCTCATCGATTGCAACCAATTGCTAATCCCAATGGTATTGTCGTGATTGATGATAGCTACAATGGCAATTCTGAGGGCGCAGCTGAAGCCATTAAACTTTTAGCTAAATTTGCTAAACGCCGTAAAATATATATTACTCCTGGCTTAGTGGAAACTGGTGAACAAGCCGAGTCAGTTCATTTTGATATTGGCGCTAAACTAGCTACAACGGCTGATTTAGTAATTTTAGTGAAAAATAGCGTTACGCCTTTTATAGCTAAAGGATTGGAGCAACATGGTTTTAAAAAGAATCAGATTATCTGGTTTGATAGCGCTAGCCAAGCTCATGAAGGCTTGGGTGGCATTTTGAAAAAAGGTGATGTAGTATTGTTTCAAAATGATTGGCCGGATAATTATTATTAA
- a CDS encoding alpha/beta hydrolase, whose translation MKNKQIIINNLLISYFEQNGFKKPVLVFLHGWRSNKENWLSLLKELKDYSTYVLDLPGFGASQTQGKTFSLDEYSKIVEQFIEKLKLQNVILVGHSFGGAIATKLVLKSKLISKLILIDSSGLRSKTAKKTVLKSVSKLAKPLFTLPFMKPLRTQIYEKLGWDDYLATPKLRQSYLAIIKEDLKPMLQLIKQPTLLIWGENDQDTPTTDANIFRKSISKSDLKIVKDAGHYSFLDQPQVVAQFIQNFID comes from the coding sequence ATGAAAAACAAACAAATTATTATTAATAATCTACTGATTAGTTATTTTGAACAAAATGGTTTTAAAAAACCGGTGTTAGTTTTTTTACATGGTTGGCGGAGCAATAAAGAAAATTGGTTGTCGCTTCTTAAAGAGTTGAAAGATTATTCTACTTATGTTTTGGATTTACCTGGTTTTGGAGCTTCACAGACTCAAGGTAAAACTTTTAGCTTAGATGAGTATAGTAAAATAGTTGAACAATTTATTGAAAAACTTAAATTACAAAACGTGATTTTAGTAGGTCATTCTTTTGGAGGAGCTATAGCTACTAAACTAGTTTTAAAATCAAAGCTGATTAGTAAATTGATTCTTATCGACAGCTCTGGCTTAAGAAGCAAAACTGCTAAAAAAACTGTTTTAAAATCAGTTTCAAAACTAGCTAAACCTTTGTTTACGCTACCTTTTATGAAACCGCTGCGCACACAAATATATGAAAAATTAGGTTGGGATGATTATCTGGCTACTCCAAAACTTCGGCAAAGCTATTTAGCTATTATTAAAGAAGATCTGAAACCAATGCTTCAATTAATCAAACAGCCAACTTTGCTTATTTGGGGTGAAAATGATCAGGATACACCTACAACTGATGCTAATATTTTTAGGAAAAGCATAAGTAAAAGTGATCTTAAAATCGTCAAAGATGCAGGTCATTACAGCTTTTTAGACCAACCACAAGTAGTTGCTCAATTTATACAAAATTTTATAGACTAA